One Bos indicus isolate NIAB-ARS_2022 breed Sahiwal x Tharparkar chromosome 22, NIAB-ARS_B.indTharparkar_mat_pri_1.0, whole genome shotgun sequence DNA window includes the following coding sequences:
- the XCR1 gene encoding chemokine XC receptor 1, with amino-acid sequence MEPSDIPESTTFYEYDPQSFLCEKRTFVFATVSTTILYCLVFFLSLVGNSLVLWVLVKYESLESLTNVFILNLCLSDLVFSCLLPVWILGYHWGWVLGDLLCKLLNMVFSISLYSSISFLTIMTIHRYLSVVSPISSLRVHTLQRRVLVTAAVWAASILSSIPDAIFHKVFPSGCDYSELEGFLASVYQHNVIFLLSVGVILFCYVEILRTLFRSRSKRRHRTVRLIFTIVAAYFLSWAPYNLILFLQTLLKLGVIQSCEVSQQLDYALLICRNVAFSHCCFNPVLYVFVGVKFRRHLKSLLRRFWLCRQQAPSLPPSPHPPGAFTYEGISFY; translated from the coding sequence ATGGAGCCCTCAGACATCCCGGAGTCCACCACCTTTTATGAGTATGATCCTCAGAGCTTTCTGTGTGAGAAGAGGACCTTTGTCTTCGCCACTGTCAGCACCACCATCCTGTACTGCCTGGTGTTCTTTCtcagcctggtgggcaacagccTGGTGCTGTGGGTCTTGGTGAAGTATGAGAGCCTGGAGTCCCTCACCAACGTTTTCATCCTCAACCTGTGCCTCTCAGACCTGGTGTTCTCCTGCCTGTTGCCTGTGTGGATCTTGGGGTACCACTGGGGCTGGGTGCTGGGAGACCTCCTGTGCAAGCTCCTCAACATGGTCTTCTCCATCAGCCTCTACAGCAGCATCTCCTTCCTGACCATCATGACCATCCATCGCTACCTGTCGGTGGTGAGTCCCATCTCGTCCCTGCGTGTCCACACCCTCCAGCGCCGTGTGCTGGTGACGGCTGCCGTGTGGGCAGCTAGCATCCTGTCCTCTATCCCTGATGCCATCTTCCACAAGGTGTTCCCTTCGGGCTGTGACTATTCGGAACTCGAGGGGTTCCTCGCCTCCGTCTACCAGCACAATGTCATCTTCCTGCTGTCCGTGGGGGTCATCCTGTTCTGCTACGTGGAGATCCTCAGGACCCTGTTCCGCTCACGGTCCAAACGGCGCCACCGCACGGTGAGGCTCATCTTCACCATCGTGGCGGCATACTTCCTCAGCTGGGCTCCCTACAACCTGATCCTGTTCCTGCAGACACTGTTGAAACTGGGGGTCATTCAGAGCTGCGAGGTCAGCCAGCAGTTGGATTACGCCCTGCTCATCTGCCGCAACGTGGCCTTCTCCCACTGCTGCTTCAACCCCGTGCTCTACGTCTTCGTCGGGGTCAAGTTCCGCAGGCACCTCAAAAGTCTGCTCCGGCGCTTCTGGCTGTGCCGGCAGCAGGCGCCCAGCCTCCCTCCGTCACCTCACCCCCCAGGTGCCTTCACCTACGAGGGCATCTCCTTCTATTGA